The nucleotide sequence GTACCTTGCCCCGTAATAATAGAGTCCACTTTCCTCGTCTCGTTCCTTGCCAACATATTTGTATCGTTTAAGACTAACCTCGGTTTCTGTTCTGCCAGCTCGGTATGAGGTAGTTCCAAAGGGATGATATTCCTCGTAGCTGATGATATCCGCACTTTCATCAAGTTCCAGGCAGGAGGAGCCAAGATGATTGCTGTATTGATAACGAATCGCAATTTCAAGTGGCGAAACAGGATCACCACTTTCTATTGTTTTGGTTTCTATGATTGCGATCTTCTTGTTCTGATCAAAGCCGAACTTCTTTTGTTCTTCTTTTCCCTTCTCATTATTTTCCTCGCTATCACTTTTCTGACTGGCCTCAGGCACTTTAATGTCGTTTATGCAAAGTGTCTGTCTTTCAAAATCAATATCCCAATTACTCGCGTATTCCCGGTAAACTTCGTAGCCACCAAGGTACAGGCGTTCTACAAAAGTTCCGTTTTGTTTTTCTGTTATCTTGCGGCTGCGCTCGCCGCTGCTGTTATAACGGTAATACGTGCTTTCCGTGCCCCTCGTGGTTTTTACAAGACGGTCTTTAAAATCACATTCCAGAGCCGAAAGGTGTGGCATGGTAAGCATGTTGCCGTGGTCATCGTAAGTATAATTCGGTGGAGTTTGATTCTGAATATGACTTAATAAATAATTGTTATTGGAGTTGTAATAATATTCTCTGGTCCAGTTTGGCGTTTGGCCGCTTGTATAATGGTCAAGGTTGGTGATGTTGCCAAGAGCATCAAAAGTAAAGTACTCCGTATAGTTCTGCATCGCGCTGTTACCGGGGTTTGGTAAAGGGATGTTATTTGCAAAATCACTGTGCCCGGGCATAGCCAGTGACACGAGTTCCCTGCCGGTGGCTTTAACCAAACGGTACAATGGATCATACCAAAACTGCTGCTGGGGAGCTATCACACTGTTATCGTAATAAAAGGTTTGTGCCGCGTTGTCATTTATCTCAACAATGTTGCCAACGGCATCATAAATATAATTAAGATCAAGCAAAACATCAGCGCCTGAATTACGTGTCGTTTTAAGCCGGTTCAGCCGGAACGTTTTATCGTCATAATAATAACGTGTTCGCGTGCCATTCCCGTAATAAACCCGTGTTCGCTGTCCTTTCTCGTTGTAGTTAATATTAGTTACATAATCAACCGGGGTTCCCTGCCCTAAATGAGTCACTGCAATTGCCTCGGGCAATGCGGCCTTGTTATAGGCGTATTCTATAATGCTGCCGTCGGGCTGTGTCAGCAAGGTTGGCCGGTTCATTGCGTCGTACTCCATAAACTGCGTGAACGTTTCCGTCTGCAGCACCGGGCTTTGGCTCCAGTCAATATCCCTGTTGTAGTCTTCACAAAACGTCTTTAGCGTTTCCAGTGGATTGCCCTTGAAATCATACTCAATAAAATGCGTTTGCCCGCTTTGGTCTTTTAAAAACTCAACCCTGCCAATATTGTAAACCGCGTCATCCGTACCGTAGACATATTCTTCTGCCAATATCTCGCTTTGTGCCGGAGGGGTAACATAAATTTCCAGCGG is from Bacteroidota bacterium and encodes:
- a CDS encoding RHS repeat-associated core domain-containing protein — translated: TQYFDSLGRVFMIEDDNGLDNLSNPLKYRVRNTLDITGRVIAVTDALNRVMTHHVYGLKQQLYTTNIDSGERWMLADVAGKPIYAVNSRGFTFRNTYDALQRPLEIYVTPPAQSEILAEEYVYGTDDAVYNIGRVEFLKDQSGQTHFIEYDFKGNPLETLKTFCEDYNRDIDWSQSPVLQTETFTQFMEYDAMNRPTLLTQPDGSIIEYAYNKAALPEAIAVTHLGQGTPVDYVTNINYNEKGQRTRVYYGNGTRTRYYYDDKTFRLNRLKTTRNSGADVLLDLNYIYDAVGNIVEINDNAAQTFYYDNSVIAPQQQFWYDPLYRLVKATGRELVSLAMPGHSDFANNIPLPNPGNSAMQNYTEYFTFDALGNITNLDHYTSGQTPNWTREYYYNSNNNYLLSHIQNQTPPNYTYDDHGNMLTMPHLSALECDFKDRLVKTTRGTESTYYRYNSSGERSRKITEKQNGTFVERLYLGGYEVYREYASNWDIDFERQTLCINDIKVPEASQKSDSEENNEKGKEEQKKFGFDQNKKIAIIETKTIESGDPVSPLEIAIRYQYSNHLGSSCLELDESADIISYEEYHPFGTTSYRAGRTETEVSLKRYKYVGKERDEESGLYYYGARYYADWLCRFISVDPMAHKFPQWSPYCAFGDDPIGNIDPDGMYFFGLFGSTSSQRQAAAQLALATGGTVLNRHSRSICVSYTAQVSTNQRTGDAVMAIYDQYFNKDGSLVPLNHDWRQFDDNALVSAEMWLNSKSSNIPESAVKIAANMLYSFPNSVSILLRGKTIAGSDAAEQKVDAFVDVAPSLVGLIEAGVSVRVSKSALEGFNQFIKKYPGLLKGRSREQMMKEAGKLFQINKELRSAKETLNSVDELKEATEKTKKEVTK